A window of the Megalopta genalis isolate 19385.01 chromosome 2, iyMegGena1_principal, whole genome shotgun sequence genome harbors these coding sequences:
- the LOC117225544 gene encoding lipase 3, translated as MKSLIVFLSLCILSCAISLDCDPIDDLNTAQLIRKEGYPAEAHIVETEDGYLLTMHRIPGKSGSPAIILQHGVLGSSADWVILGKGKALAYLLADAGYDVWLGNFRGSTYSRAHVNMTTCDHKFWNFSWHESGIYDLPAMIDYVVGQKHHYLRAYIGFSMGTTAFYVMASEKPFMTKYLQSVYSLAPVVYMKHVQSPLKYFSSIATNFKEISYLLGETEFLPQDHVVKYLSKTLCDLFRWEEKICANLMFIFTGFDETEFSYPLLPLILSHTPAGTSTKTMVHFAQEIQSGYFRQYDYGEIGNMLKYKSVSPPAYNLSQITVPITLFCGSNDWLSSSEDVKRLVNELPHEPSIYNVPYDNFNHIDFLWAVDAPKLVYKKLLAMLSDGM; from the exons ATGAAATCACTAATTGTCTTTTTATCTTTGTGCATCTTATCTTGTGCAATTTCACTCGATTGCGATCCAATTGACGATTTGAACACA GCACAATTGATAAGAAAAGAAGGGTATCCTGCGGAAGCTCACATCGTGGAAACGGAGGATGGATACCTCTTAACGATGCACAGAATTCCAGGAAAATCTGGATCACCTGCGATCATTTTGCAACACGGTGTACTCGGCAGTTCGGCCGATTGGGTTATCCTCGGGAAAGGAAAAGCTCTTG ctTATTTGTTAGCCGACGCGGGCTACGATGTGTGGCTTGGAAATTTTCGCGGGAGCACTTATTCAAGAGCTCACGTTAACATGACCACCTGCGACCACAAATTTTGGAACTTCAG CTGGCACGAATCAGGCATCTATGATCTTCCAGCGATGATCGATTACGTGGTGGGACAGAAACATCACTATTTAAGAGCGTACATTGGATTTTCCATGGGCACGACGGCTTTCTACGTAATGGCCAGTGAAAAACCGTTTATGACGAAATATTTGCAATCGGTGTACAGTTTGGCTCCCGTAGTCTACATGAAACATGTGCAAAGCCCgttgaaatatttttcatcgatcgcGACTAACTTTAAG GAAATCTCCTACTTGCTCGGAGAAACTGAATTCTTACCGCAAGACCATGTTgtgaaatatttatcaaaaaCATTGTGCGACTTGTTTCGATGGGAGGAGAAGATTTGTGCGAATCTGATGTTCATTTTCACGGGGTTCGACGAGACTGAGTTTAGCTAT CCTTTGCTGCCTTTGATTTTGAGCCACACGCCTGCAGGCACCTCCACTAAGACGATGGTCCATTTCGCGCAAGAAATTCAATCAGGATACTTTAGACAATACGATTACGGGGAAATAGGGAACATGCTGAAGTATAAAAGTGTTTCTCCACCTGCGTATAATTTGTCACAGATCACGGTGCCAATAACATTGTTTTGCGGTAGCAACGACTGGTTATCCAGTTCCGAG GATGTGAAGCGCCTAGTAAACGAACTACCCCATGAACCGTCCATTTACAACGTGCCATACGATAACTTCAATCACATCGACTTCTTATGGGCTGTCGACGCTCCAAAATTAGTTTATAAAAAATTGCTGGCGATGCTTAGCGACGGCATGTAA
- the rig gene encoding gem nuclear organelle associated protein rigor mortis isoform X1 has product MKNFAHIKMNEITLPPSPNWYLSHILACSYNGTVAWGARNTITILKLNENKKALNYFIIRNAHKVRVTSLAFTPQFKEVNGNLLASTGDDDKVKVWDAETLAMVYSYSFGADKTVVGTDWSYKAPNVLYAASSDGCILSWNVYFNIISSISLGKVTPTCLSSCPHHPRLVAVGSKRGLIYIVNFEGKGTVTYKLRGHDTEIVSLSWCPSEENVINGKHSKDLLLASGGKDRSIYIWRAGGDGRYEMTISLPVNPIVPCQHRSKLSSGVGNWITVHWIEPKLLLTSSSWSELISWDFSTMTKGKPNRKLVHAHHKRGLFCIAHVPDLQEDLPEDWRIRKRYKIWTLAQDRRLICCAIEENNVEIEYDVYTQSGYVYCIASCPIETSRIAFGVGDATIRLWNLSETHTNTFDITILWQKIMGKIRTISWHPERENLLAYATEEGRIGVFDTNSNKPPTLYRQYHRKIVYAIHWGPYPETEQYALYSCAEGECVYYDPELPNEEPKSIFKKDCTEFSWKPDFSCLAVGFENGSISFLNQELEERGYAKSPPTAIVHCLVWHPESTATDSTYSPMRNYLAVAYKSCTIIIFDLSNLMNHLTKPEDPPENGGERKCDPYKVNEVVASLTGHVHSVVCLAWNPFISGQLVSGSYDSTAQVWNVETQELIATYKGHSGPVLCCMWSPLSPDYIITGSFDFTVRIWKITNNKPIVPQETIQKNPVKKDKKKQAKVNEITDASVANGVPELTNTISECSISNVPQFTQKSKTLMLKDERKKKTEKTPYFVKSTKTMNDKTHLLKSLINIVKSEIHEDVNFEENHHDILYHMTPLIFSSKDNFMSFFTSDKCAHAEEGRHTIVTEMDVWCDNLKQNLDNAAKENRLTDFLVSLSVSLSMKTWKEMCELYAYQLISEGNPCKAVSYLLCIHKTSEAIETLLNANLHREAYALARCKLEPDDPTLTDILQKWAKYSVHTGRFEEAAYIFAKLRNFTDVIKYLALRKDASTLITAAEIALLRYDDILSKSLTEEAINLALGKSEYNLVRDIITKFPYFKYREVHLLVFEELQKTVERSIKLGTLRMWLNGKLNDDILQSLEIICKNYYCCYNDLRQSNSCYSVDDEQMLWLTISYEIALAMISTEKEQKLKHVATALGAITQFETLHRKNIENQCNFLLEVIIKLDARSPTNTESIFSKTDYPVSISLRAYLCQAMLNWFINNIETEVIDADMRVYIVLIEDLFEDALNKQIIKYWLIQNEIKKLESQVVSALGKTQEDGTSDENTELLVQKLNALKAEKRQLVEALVCVPNPVMVYSNANELGSKLLDDTVKSRYLEIVSATWKKATSEIGNFI; this is encoded by the exons atgaaaAATTTCGCT CATATAAAAATGAATGAAATTACATTACCGCCTTCACCAAATTGGTATTTAAGCCATATTCTTGCTTGTTCTTATAATGGAACTGTTGCATGGGGAGCTAGAAATACAATTACAATTCTAAAACTTAATGAAAACAAGAAAGCattgaattattttataatacgaAATGCTCATAAAGTCAGGGTGACAAGTCTTGCCTTCACTCCTCAGTTTAAAGAAGTAAACGGTAACTTATTAGCTTCTACAGGAGATGATGATAAAGTTAAAGTATGGGATGCAGAAACATTGGCTATGGTTTATAGTTATTCTTTTGGAGCA GACAAGACAGTTGTAGGTACTGATTGGTCATACAAAGCACCAAATGTATTATATGCTGCAAGTTCTGATGGTTGCATATTATCATGGAATGTTTATTTTAACATTATCTCATCTATATCATTGGGAAAAGTAACACCTACCTGTCTTTCCTCTTGCCCACATCATCCTCGTCTTGTGGCAGTAGGTTCTAAGCGTGGTTTAATTTATATAGTTAATTTTGAAGGAAAAGGAACAGTAACATATAAACTAAGAGGACACGATACAGAGATTGTCAGTTTGTCTTGGTGTCCTTCAGAAGAGAATGTTATAAATGGAAAGCATAGTAAAGACTTACTTTTAGCGTCTGGTGGAAAAGACag aTCAATTTATATTTGGAGAGCTGGTGGAGATGGACGTTATGAAATGACAATTTCATTGCCTGTAAATCCTATAGTCCCTTGTCAGCACAGAAGTAAATTAAGCTCAGGTGTAGGTAACTGGATCACTGTGCATTGGATAGAACCTAAATTACTGCTTACAAGTTCTTCATGGAGTGAATTAATTTCATGGGATTTCTCAACAATGACAAAAGGCAAACCTAATCGCAAGCTAGTACATGCTCATCATAAAAGAGGTTTGTTTTGTATTGCACATGTACCAGATCTGCAAGAAGATTTGCCAGAAGATTGGAGAATCAGGAAAAG GTATAAAATTTGGACCTTAGCACAAGACCGCAGACTTATTTGCTGTGCAATAGAAGAAAATAATGTTGAAATAGAGTATGATGTGTACACACAAAGTGGATATGTCTATTGCATTGCATCTTGTCCAATAGAAACTTCACGTATTGCATTTGGAGTTGGAGATGCAACTATACGATTGTGGAATTTATCAGAAACACATACTAATACTTTTGACATAACAATTTTGTGGCAAAAGATTATGGGAAAGATTCGTACA ATATCATGGCATCCTGAGAGAGAAAACTTACTAGCATATGCAACTGAAGAAGGTCGGATTGGTGTTTTTGACACAAATAGTAACAAACCACCTACTTTATATAGACAGTATCATAGAAAAATAGTATACGCCATTCATTGGGGTCCTTATCCTGAGACTGAACAGTACGCTTTGTATTCTTGTGCTGAAGGCGAATGCGTATACTATGATCCAGAGCTACCAAATGAAG AACCTAAATCTATATTCAAGAAAGACTGTACAGAATTTAGTTGGAAACCAGATTTTTCTTGtttggcagtaggatttgagaATGG ATCTATTTCATTTCTTAATCAGGAATTAGAAGAGCGTGGATATGCTAAATCTCCTCCCACTGCAATAGTTCATTGTTTAGTGTGGCATCCAGAGAGTACAGCAACAGATTCAACATATTCTCCCATGAGAAATTACTTAGCTGTTGCTTATAAATCGTGCACAATAATCATCTTTGACTTATCCAATTTAATGAACCATTTAACAAAACCGGAAGATCCACCTGAAAATGGTGGCGAACGGAAATGCGATCCATACAAAGTAAATGAAGTTGTAGCTTCTTTAACTGGACATGTTCATAGTGTCGTCTGTTTAGCATGGAATCCATTCATTAGCGGACAATTGGTATCCGGTAGTTATGATTCTACTGCACAG GTATGGAAcgtcgaaacacaagaattaatAGCCACTTACAAAGGTCATTCTGGTCCAGTACTGTGTTGTATGTGGAGTCCGCTAAGTCCCGATTATATCATAACGGGATCGTTTGATTTTACTGTTCGAATATGGAAAATTACGAACAATAAACCCATTGTTCCGCAAGAAACAATACAAAAAAATCCAgttaaaaaagataaaaagaaaCAAGCTAAAGTAAACGAAATCACTGATGCTTCAGTTGCGAATGGTGTACCAGAGTTAACTAATACCATATCAGAATGTTCAATATCAAATGTTCCACAATTTAcacaaa AATCAAAAACATTAATGCTAAAAgatgaaagaaagaagaaaaccgAAAAAACACCATACTTTGTAAAAAGTACTAAAACAATGAATGATAAAACACATTTGCTTAAGTCTCTCATAAATATTGTTAAGAGTGAGATTCACGAGGATGTgaactttgaagaaaatcatcaTGATATACTTTATCATATGACACCATTAATATTTTCATCAAAAGACAATTTTATGTCATTTTTTACCAGTGATA AATGTGCTCATGCTGAAGAAGGGAGACATACCATAGTTACAGAGATGGATGTATGGTGTGATAATCTTAAACAAAACTTAGATAATGCTGCTAAAGAGAATCGTCTCACTGATTTTCTTGTTTCTCTTTCAGTTAGTTTGTCTATGAA GACATGGAAAGAAATGTGTGAATTATATGCATATCAATTAATAAGCGAAGGTAATCCTTGCAAAGCGGTATCTTATTTGCTTTGTATACATAAAACCTCAGAAGCCATAGAAACGCTTCTGAATGCGAACTTGCATAGAGAAGCTTATGCTCTTGCAAGATGTAAACTTGAACCTGATGATCCAACCCTGACAGATATACTACAAAAATGGGCCAAATACAGCGTGCATACTGGCCGTTTTGAAGAAGCAGCATACAT ttttgctaaattgagaaattttactGATGTGATCAAATATCTTGCATTGCGTAAAGATGCAAGCACTTTAATAACTGCTGCTGAAATTGCACTTTTACGTTACGACGATATACTCAGTAAGTCTTTAACTGAGGAAGCAATAAATTTAGCTTTAGGAAAATCAGAATACAATTTGGTTCGAGATATAATCACAAAGTTTCCGTACTTTAAA TATCGAGAAGTACATTTATTAGTTTTTGAAGAACTTCAGAAAACAGTTGAAAGAAGTATAAAGCTTGGAACACTACGAATGTGGTTAAATGGAAAATTGAATGATGATATATTGCAAAGTTTAGAgataatatgtaaaaattattattgttgttataatGACTTGCGGCAAAGTAACAGTTGTTATTCCGTTGACGATGAACAGATG TTGTGGTTGACTATTAGTTATGAAATTGCATTGGCCATGATTTCTACTGAGAAAGAACAAAAATTGAAACATGTAGCTACCGCATTAGGGGCGATTACACAATTTGAAACACTGCATcgaaaaaatattgaaaatcagTGTAACTTTTTGTTGgaagttattataaaattagatgCTAGAAGTCCGACAAATACAGAAAGTATATTTTCGAAAACTGATTATCCTGTATCAATCAGTTTACGAGCATACTTGTGCCAGGCTATGTTGAATTGGTTTATAAATAACATAGAAACAGAAGTTATTGATGCAGATATGCGGGTTTATATTGTTTTGATAGAGGATTTGTTCGAAGATGCTCTAAATAAGCAAATAATTAAGTATTGGTTAAtacaaaatgaaattaaaaagctAGAAAGTCAAGTAGTATCTGCATTGG GTAAAACGCAAGAAGATGGTACAAGTGACGAAAATACAGAACTCCTTGTACAAAAACTAAATGCATTAAAAGCTGAGAAGAGACAGCTTGTAGAGGCATTAGTTTGTGTTCCTAATCCAGTTATGGTTTATAGCAATGCAAATGAATTAGGGAGTAAATTATTAGATGATACTGTTAAAAGTAGGTATCTAGAAATAGTTTCTGCAACATGGAAGAAAGCTACCTCAGAGATAGGTAATTTCATATAG
- the rig gene encoding gem nuclear organelle associated protein rigor mortis isoform X2, with protein sequence MNEITLPPSPNWYLSHILACSYNGTVAWGARNTITILKLNENKKALNYFIIRNAHKVRVTSLAFTPQFKEVNGNLLASTGDDDKVKVWDAETLAMVYSYSFGADKTVVGTDWSYKAPNVLYAASSDGCILSWNVYFNIISSISLGKVTPTCLSSCPHHPRLVAVGSKRGLIYIVNFEGKGTVTYKLRGHDTEIVSLSWCPSEENVINGKHSKDLLLASGGKDRSIYIWRAGGDGRYEMTISLPVNPIVPCQHRSKLSSGVGNWITVHWIEPKLLLTSSSWSELISWDFSTMTKGKPNRKLVHAHHKRGLFCIAHVPDLQEDLPEDWRIRKRYKIWTLAQDRRLICCAIEENNVEIEYDVYTQSGYVYCIASCPIETSRIAFGVGDATIRLWNLSETHTNTFDITILWQKIMGKIRTISWHPERENLLAYATEEGRIGVFDTNSNKPPTLYRQYHRKIVYAIHWGPYPETEQYALYSCAEGECVYYDPELPNEEPKSIFKKDCTEFSWKPDFSCLAVGFENGSISFLNQELEERGYAKSPPTAIVHCLVWHPESTATDSTYSPMRNYLAVAYKSCTIIIFDLSNLMNHLTKPEDPPENGGERKCDPYKVNEVVASLTGHVHSVVCLAWNPFISGQLVSGSYDSTAQVWNVETQELIATYKGHSGPVLCCMWSPLSPDYIITGSFDFTVRIWKITNNKPIVPQETIQKNPVKKDKKKQAKVNEITDASVANGVPELTNTISECSISNVPQFTQKSKTLMLKDERKKKTEKTPYFVKSTKTMNDKTHLLKSLINIVKSEIHEDVNFEENHHDILYHMTPLIFSSKDNFMSFFTSDKCAHAEEGRHTIVTEMDVWCDNLKQNLDNAAKENRLTDFLVSLSVSLSMKTWKEMCELYAYQLISEGNPCKAVSYLLCIHKTSEAIETLLNANLHREAYALARCKLEPDDPTLTDILQKWAKYSVHTGRFEEAAYIFAKLRNFTDVIKYLALRKDASTLITAAEIALLRYDDILSKSLTEEAINLALGKSEYNLVRDIITKFPYFKYREVHLLVFEELQKTVERSIKLGTLRMWLNGKLNDDILQSLEIICKNYYCCYNDLRQSNSCYSVDDEQMLWLTISYEIALAMISTEKEQKLKHVATALGAITQFETLHRKNIENQCNFLLEVIIKLDARSPTNTESIFSKTDYPVSISLRAYLCQAMLNWFINNIETEVIDADMRVYIVLIEDLFEDALNKQIIKYWLIQNEIKKLESQVVSALGKTQEDGTSDENTELLVQKLNALKAEKRQLVEALVCVPNPVMVYSNANELGSKLLDDTVKSRYLEIVSATWKKATSEIGNFI encoded by the exons ATGAATGAAATTACATTACCGCCTTCACCAAATTGGTATTTAAGCCATATTCTTGCTTGTTCTTATAATGGAACTGTTGCATGGGGAGCTAGAAATACAATTACAATTCTAAAACTTAATGAAAACAAGAAAGCattgaattattttataatacgaAATGCTCATAAAGTCAGGGTGACAAGTCTTGCCTTCACTCCTCAGTTTAAAGAAGTAAACGGTAACTTATTAGCTTCTACAGGAGATGATGATAAAGTTAAAGTATGGGATGCAGAAACATTGGCTATGGTTTATAGTTATTCTTTTGGAGCA GACAAGACAGTTGTAGGTACTGATTGGTCATACAAAGCACCAAATGTATTATATGCTGCAAGTTCTGATGGTTGCATATTATCATGGAATGTTTATTTTAACATTATCTCATCTATATCATTGGGAAAAGTAACACCTACCTGTCTTTCCTCTTGCCCACATCATCCTCGTCTTGTGGCAGTAGGTTCTAAGCGTGGTTTAATTTATATAGTTAATTTTGAAGGAAAAGGAACAGTAACATATAAACTAAGAGGACACGATACAGAGATTGTCAGTTTGTCTTGGTGTCCTTCAGAAGAGAATGTTATAAATGGAAAGCATAGTAAAGACTTACTTTTAGCGTCTGGTGGAAAAGACag aTCAATTTATATTTGGAGAGCTGGTGGAGATGGACGTTATGAAATGACAATTTCATTGCCTGTAAATCCTATAGTCCCTTGTCAGCACAGAAGTAAATTAAGCTCAGGTGTAGGTAACTGGATCACTGTGCATTGGATAGAACCTAAATTACTGCTTACAAGTTCTTCATGGAGTGAATTAATTTCATGGGATTTCTCAACAATGACAAAAGGCAAACCTAATCGCAAGCTAGTACATGCTCATCATAAAAGAGGTTTGTTTTGTATTGCACATGTACCAGATCTGCAAGAAGATTTGCCAGAAGATTGGAGAATCAGGAAAAG GTATAAAATTTGGACCTTAGCACAAGACCGCAGACTTATTTGCTGTGCAATAGAAGAAAATAATGTTGAAATAGAGTATGATGTGTACACACAAAGTGGATATGTCTATTGCATTGCATCTTGTCCAATAGAAACTTCACGTATTGCATTTGGAGTTGGAGATGCAACTATACGATTGTGGAATTTATCAGAAACACATACTAATACTTTTGACATAACAATTTTGTGGCAAAAGATTATGGGAAAGATTCGTACA ATATCATGGCATCCTGAGAGAGAAAACTTACTAGCATATGCAACTGAAGAAGGTCGGATTGGTGTTTTTGACACAAATAGTAACAAACCACCTACTTTATATAGACAGTATCATAGAAAAATAGTATACGCCATTCATTGGGGTCCTTATCCTGAGACTGAACAGTACGCTTTGTATTCTTGTGCTGAAGGCGAATGCGTATACTATGATCCAGAGCTACCAAATGAAG AACCTAAATCTATATTCAAGAAAGACTGTACAGAATTTAGTTGGAAACCAGATTTTTCTTGtttggcagtaggatttgagaATGG ATCTATTTCATTTCTTAATCAGGAATTAGAAGAGCGTGGATATGCTAAATCTCCTCCCACTGCAATAGTTCATTGTTTAGTGTGGCATCCAGAGAGTACAGCAACAGATTCAACATATTCTCCCATGAGAAATTACTTAGCTGTTGCTTATAAATCGTGCACAATAATCATCTTTGACTTATCCAATTTAATGAACCATTTAACAAAACCGGAAGATCCACCTGAAAATGGTGGCGAACGGAAATGCGATCCATACAAAGTAAATGAAGTTGTAGCTTCTTTAACTGGACATGTTCATAGTGTCGTCTGTTTAGCATGGAATCCATTCATTAGCGGACAATTGGTATCCGGTAGTTATGATTCTACTGCACAG GTATGGAAcgtcgaaacacaagaattaatAGCCACTTACAAAGGTCATTCTGGTCCAGTACTGTGTTGTATGTGGAGTCCGCTAAGTCCCGATTATATCATAACGGGATCGTTTGATTTTACTGTTCGAATATGGAAAATTACGAACAATAAACCCATTGTTCCGCAAGAAACAATACAAAAAAATCCAgttaaaaaagataaaaagaaaCAAGCTAAAGTAAACGAAATCACTGATGCTTCAGTTGCGAATGGTGTACCAGAGTTAACTAATACCATATCAGAATGTTCAATATCAAATGTTCCACAATTTAcacaaa AATCAAAAACATTAATGCTAAAAgatgaaagaaagaagaaaaccgAAAAAACACCATACTTTGTAAAAAGTACTAAAACAATGAATGATAAAACACATTTGCTTAAGTCTCTCATAAATATTGTTAAGAGTGAGATTCACGAGGATGTgaactttgaagaaaatcatcaTGATATACTTTATCATATGACACCATTAATATTTTCATCAAAAGACAATTTTATGTCATTTTTTACCAGTGATA AATGTGCTCATGCTGAAGAAGGGAGACATACCATAGTTACAGAGATGGATGTATGGTGTGATAATCTTAAACAAAACTTAGATAATGCTGCTAAAGAGAATCGTCTCACTGATTTTCTTGTTTCTCTTTCAGTTAGTTTGTCTATGAA GACATGGAAAGAAATGTGTGAATTATATGCATATCAATTAATAAGCGAAGGTAATCCTTGCAAAGCGGTATCTTATTTGCTTTGTATACATAAAACCTCAGAAGCCATAGAAACGCTTCTGAATGCGAACTTGCATAGAGAAGCTTATGCTCTTGCAAGATGTAAACTTGAACCTGATGATCCAACCCTGACAGATATACTACAAAAATGGGCCAAATACAGCGTGCATACTGGCCGTTTTGAAGAAGCAGCATACAT ttttgctaaattgagaaattttactGATGTGATCAAATATCTTGCATTGCGTAAAGATGCAAGCACTTTAATAACTGCTGCTGAAATTGCACTTTTACGTTACGACGATATACTCAGTAAGTCTTTAACTGAGGAAGCAATAAATTTAGCTTTAGGAAAATCAGAATACAATTTGGTTCGAGATATAATCACAAAGTTTCCGTACTTTAAA TATCGAGAAGTACATTTATTAGTTTTTGAAGAACTTCAGAAAACAGTTGAAAGAAGTATAAAGCTTGGAACACTACGAATGTGGTTAAATGGAAAATTGAATGATGATATATTGCAAAGTTTAGAgataatatgtaaaaattattattgttgttataatGACTTGCGGCAAAGTAACAGTTGTTATTCCGTTGACGATGAACAGATG TTGTGGTTGACTATTAGTTATGAAATTGCATTGGCCATGATTTCTACTGAGAAAGAACAAAAATTGAAACATGTAGCTACCGCATTAGGGGCGATTACACAATTTGAAACACTGCATcgaaaaaatattgaaaatcagTGTAACTTTTTGTTGgaagttattataaaattagatgCTAGAAGTCCGACAAATACAGAAAGTATATTTTCGAAAACTGATTATCCTGTATCAATCAGTTTACGAGCATACTTGTGCCAGGCTATGTTGAATTGGTTTATAAATAACATAGAAACAGAAGTTATTGATGCAGATATGCGGGTTTATATTGTTTTGATAGAGGATTTGTTCGAAGATGCTCTAAATAAGCAAATAATTAAGTATTGGTTAAtacaaaatgaaattaaaaagctAGAAAGTCAAGTAGTATCTGCATTGG GTAAAACGCAAGAAGATGGTACAAGTGACGAAAATACAGAACTCCTTGTACAAAAACTAAATGCATTAAAAGCTGAGAAGAGACAGCTTGTAGAGGCATTAGTTTGTGTTCCTAATCCAGTTATGGTTTATAGCAATGCAAATGAATTAGGGAGTAAATTATTAGATGATACTGTTAAAAGTAGGTATCTAGAAATAGTTTCTGCAACATGGAAGAAAGCTACCTCAGAGATAGGTAATTTCATATAG